GTTCGCCAAGCCGGCGGTAGCATTCGGCAAGACAGGAATAAGCGGAGTCGAAGACAAGGTCGCGCGGAAGCGGCTCGCGCACGAAGGTAAACATATGCCGCAGTTGTTCGCGTGCCGCGTTGGCATGGCCTTCGGCGAGCAACTTCCTCCCTTGCTCGATGTAGGCTCGAGCCCGCTCGGCGATCGCCGGACGTCCGACCCCTAATTTCAATAGGTTGGGATGGGAGCGCTCCACTCGGCGAAAGGAACAGATTTCATCGGCAGCAGGCTTGCTCTCGAGCGTTCGTAATTTCTGCAGGACCAGCGCTACTTGCCTGTCCAGGGCTTGCTGCGAAAACCTTTCCAGAATGTGGGCCCTTCCCGCTTCCGCCAGCTGCTGCCATAGCGCGGAATCGGTGTAGAGCCGAATGATCGCGGCGAGAAAATCTTCCCGCGTGTCAGCGATGAGCGCATGTTGGCCATGGGTAAGAGCCATGCCTTCGGCTCCGACCGAGGTGGTGACCAGGGGCAGCCCGTGAGACAGCGCGATCAGATTCTTGGTCTTGATGCCAGTACCCACGCGCAATGGAGAGATAAAGACCCGATGTTCTCCCAGGCAAGGGGCCAGTTCTGGTAAATATCCGCGGACCGCAATTCCTGGCTGGGATGAATATGTGCCGGGCACGTGGTTGCCGACGAGAGAAAGCTGTAGCTCTGGAAGTCGGCGCCGCAGGTCAGGCCAGATGTTTTCTACGAACCATTGCAAGGCATCGCAATTAGCGGCGTTCTCGAAGTTGGCGAGGAAGAGAATATTGTTTCGCTGTTCATACGCGGGTCCGGGAGGGCCTGGCTCGGCCACCATGGGGAGCAAATCAATTTGCAGGAAGGGATCGTGGCCGAGCATGCCGCGACGGTCGTCATCCGAGATAGCCAGTAGCAAATCGGCCTGAGGATAGAGCTCGCACTCGCGCTGTTCATAGTCGCAGGCGCGTTCATAATCTGAGAGCAAACCGGTGAGTCGAGCGAGGCGCATTTCGCGCTCTCCGTGACGATCGTCGGAGAGGATGGCGATTCTAGTTTGCGGGGAAAGTCGCCGAATGTCGGACAGATATTGTTCGGGGATGGACAATCCCACCCAGAACCAGTGGCACAGAAGAGCGATATCAAATTTACCGTCAGACAGTATTTCCGGGAGTGACGGAGTCAATGGGTGGTCGCTTGATAGCCAACCCTGCCTTTCGATACTACCGCTATAAACATTAATCCCGAGATCACGAAGGGCTGGGCTGTAAGCATCGCAGTTCATGCCGTTTCTGCCGATGAAGGTCAACGCGCAATTGTGCTTAAGAAGCGAATTCAATACCTGCATCAAACGGGCATCGGAACCAGTGCGATCGAAATGCGGCAGAACTTCGTGGACGACCAGCACGCGAGTCTGGGCTGCGGAGGCGGCGGGGATGGGACGCGTCTGCGCCGGAAATACGCTGGATTGCTGTTGACGACGTTGGGCTTGCGACCCCATGTCTGAGTAAAACTCAGATGGGTACCGCTCGATCACCGGACTTTGCTGGCGAGCGAGCAGGAAGGTGTTGTCGCCGCGAAGGGAAATGGTCAATCCCATGGCGGCCAGATGGCGTAGTGCGGTGCGCTGATCGCGCCACCAACTATCTTGTGTGCTCAGGTGCAGCACCTCAAACCCAGCGGCCTGTGCCAGACGGCGCACTTCGCCCGCGGTGTACTCGCGGTTGTGGCGGTCGGTGGCGAGCCCATCACGAAAGAACTGGCCGAAAACGTAGGGGCTATCTCCGCGCAAAAGGTGGAGAACGCTCTTGGCGCTGGCAATATTTGGGGTGGTCAAAAGCAGCAGGCCGCGGGCTTTGAGGACGCGATTGATTTCAGCCAGGACGGCGATAGGATCATGGCTGAGGTGCTCGATGATTTCGCTGCAAAGGACGACGTCGAAAAGATGATCAGCATACGGCCAGGGAGTGTGCTGTAAATCGAAGTTATCAACCACGAACGTAAGGTCTTCGGAGTTGTCAGAGGACGGTACTTTGCCGACGTATTGTTTTTCTCCTTCCCAAATGTCAGTACAGCGCACGTCATAACCTTTTTTCCGCAGAACTGGGCTGAGATGATGGAAGCTTGCTCCCAACTCCAACAGCTTCTGCCCGGGAATGGCCGGGGGTAGCAAAGCCAGAGTTGTGAGATAGCGTTGCAGGTGAGTTTCATAATAGGAGCGCGCGTTCTGATCGTCGTCCGCGAAGGGGCGCAGTAATGCTTCGTCGTCCTTGCGCCGTATTGATTCTAAATTCCATGCCGGGCGACAGCGTTCGCGCAGAGCGTCAACCAACGCCCGGTTATCTTCCGGAACCGAGGAGCGGGCCAGTTCAAGAAATGGAAAAGCCTCATGAGGGCGGGATTCGGAAAGCAAGGCACCAAGATTGCCGGCGGCCTGAAGGTTTCCTGGATCCACCTCGAGGGCACGCCGAAAACCCTCCTCGGCGTCCGAAGAATTGCCGGAAGCGAATTGGGCAGCGGCCCAATCGTTCCAACATTCGCTGCTCTCGGCCTCGCCCAAAGCGTGTCCTAGAAGTCGGACAGCTTCGGCCCAGTTCCCTTCCTTAAACTTTTGCAATCCCAGCTGGTGCTTGTCTTGCATCTTCATTTAATCCCGTTCGGCAGTTTGTGGCCGTTGGACCCGGCAAAATCTGCCGAGGTGGGGCGCGTTGCCGTGCTTTACTCCTTCGCCTTCAGCTGCAGATGCAATCAGCGGGCCAGGATAAAAATGAGAAGAGTACGGCAAGGCATGAGGCTGACAGTGAAGGAACCTGGCGTGCTGACCGATGAATATGGGCGAGAGGCAATTCGCCGCTTCTCTGAAGGTGTGCCCTGACGGTTTATATCAATGATTACGCTGACACGCTTGAACAATAAGCCGCTGGCGGTCAACTCCGACCTGGTCAAGTTCGTGGAGCAGGCCCCGGATACGGTAATCACTCTGGTAACCGGGGAAAAGATCGTGGTGCGGGAGAGCACCGAGCAGATCGTAGAGCGAATTGTGCAATTCCGCCGCAGCGTGCTGGCCGGGATCCCGCCATCATGGAATGCGGTGGGGCCGGCAGTGGGACCGGACGCGGCTGAACCCGCCAAGCGGGACGAAGAATCCTGAGAGGAACGACGTGGACAAGGCCAGCGTGGGTGGGGTGGTGCTGGGCCTGAGTGGAATTGTCGGCGGTCTGCTGATCGAGGGCGGCAGCTTGTCGCAGGTGATGCAGCCTACGGCAGCGATGATCGTAGTGGGCGGCACCATGGGCGCGGTTTTGCTGCAATTCCCTTTGCCGGTGGTGTTCTCGGCATTTGGGCGGTTGGTGCAAGTGTTCTTTGAGCCCACGCACAGCCCGCGGGAAACAATTGCCGAACTGGTGCGCTATGGCAACCAAGCCCGGCGGAATGGAATTGTGTCGCTGGATGAGCAGATGGCGAAATCGGAGGACCCGTTCATGAAAAAATCGCTGATGCTGGCGATTGACGGCACCGAGCCCCACGAATTGCGCAAAATGATGGAGTTGGAACTGGATAACCGAGCGGAACGGGAGGAGCAGATCCCACAAGTATTCGAGGCAGCGGGCGGGTTTTCACCGACGATCGGCATCATTGGCGCAGTGCTTGGATTAATCCAGGTGATGCAGCACCTCGACAAGATCAACGAAGTTGGCAAGGGAATCGCGGTGGCATTTGTAGCAACAATCTACGGCGTGGGATTAGCCAATCTTTTTTTCTTGCCTACGGCGGGGAAGTTGAAGATCCGCTTGCGTGAAGAACAAGTCGTGCGGGAGATGACGCTGGAAGGTGTGATTTCCATTCTGGAGGGGATGAACCCGCGGATGCTGGAAACCAAGCTGCTGGGCTTTTTGGCTGAGGCCAAAGGAAAAGAAAAAGAGGAGGAGGGAAGCCGGGAGGAGGTCTCAGTATGAGCAGGAGGAGGCGACATCCGGCGCATGTTAATCACGAACGATGGCTAGTCTCGTATGCCGACTTCATAACCCTGTTGTTTGCGTTTTTCGTGGTCTTGTACTCGTCGTCACAGGTTGATACGAGGAAGATCAGTCGATTATCAGTGGCCATCCAAGCGGCGTTTCAGCAACTCGGGGCGCTACCGGGAAATTCATTAGGACCGCCGATCGATACGGCCAGCTCGCAGCCCATGGACACGTCGCGATTTGTGGAAAAGGCCGAACGCAAGCAGATGCTGGGGCGCTTCGCACGATCCAATATGGGTACTGAAGACCGCTCCCGCCATGAAAATTTTGATGAACTGCGGGGGCAGGTGGAAAAGGCGCTGGCTCCGGAGATTCGGCGCAATGAAGTAGCTTTGCGAATAATTCCAGACGGGCTGGTCATCAGCCTGCGCGAGGTCGGTTTTTTTGATAGCGGATCGGCGAAGATCAAGGCCCGTTCGCAGGACGCGTTCGCACGCATAGCGGAAGTGTTATCGGAACACACATACAATGTGCGCATTGAGGGGCACACGGACAATGTTCCCATTCATACGTCTCAGTTTGATTCCAACTGGGAGCTCTCCACGGCGAGAGCGAGCGACTTGCTAAAGAAACTGGTGGAGCAGTACAAGTTTCCGGCCGAGCGCTTCTCCATCGCCGGCTACGCTGAGTTCCATCCTATAGCCAGTAACGGCACAGCGGAAGGACGGCAATCGAATCGCCGGGTGGACATTGTGGTGTTGAGCTCACCGCCGGCTGAGAAGAAACCCGCAGTGGAGAATGGTTCCGAGCTCTAAGAATAGCGTTGAGCTGCCGGTCAAGAGGCAAGATGGGATTGCGCCCGGGACAAGTCATGCACGCCTTAAGACGTACCAGAGTGAACTGCGTTCCCAGAATGAATAGATTGCCTAAAACCGATTACAGTCTCTCGCGTTACGTGCCGATGAATTGATGTGGCCGGATTCAACCGCCGATGGACCCCGGACCGAACCGAGGTCTGCTCCGGATTTCTCCCCTCTGATAAGCGACCGGCGTGGAGACCTGGGTAACATGCACTTGAACCCACTTGTGTTGATCCTCGGATCGGCTCTGCTTGAGATAACAACCTTGCAAGCACAACCAGCGCTGGGACAGGAAAACATTGCTCCTGAAAGCTGCTATAGCACGACGACAGTTTCAGTTCCCAGCCGCCCCACGAGACCGCATCCGAAACGGTTTTTGGAGGCTCCAGGAGTGAGTAAAACGTTACAGACACGATTGGGACACTAAGGGATTGCGAGTCGTTTGATCAGGGTGGGGTTCTAGACTCGCCAGTCGATGAATCATTTAAGCGAGGTCGCTAAACCATGCGTTTCACCATTGGCAAGAAGCTGGGCATTGGATTCGGCGTCCTAATCAGCTTAAGCGTAATTGCTTCAACGGTTGGCGTGCTGCAGATTCGGAAAATCATCCAACAAGAGAACAAATTCACCTCGCTGCGGTATGTGACCGTGGTCCACGCGGGAAGCGTATCTGAAAACGTTCGGGAGGTTGCAAGCGCCCTGACGAACTACGTATTCCTGGGCTCAGATCCGGCACAGGCTGTGAAATACAAACGGAAGCGCGAAGAGGCCCTGGCTGATCTGGACAAGGATCTGGCTGCGCTCCAAGAGCTCTCCAAGCAGTTCACGACCCAGGAGAACAAGGACCGAGTCTCACAAATTGTCTCTGAAGTTGACCGCTGGAGGCGGCTGCAGCAACAAATCCAAGATAATGCGCTAGCCGGCGCCGAAAATAGAAAACAGGCATTACAGATGCTGCACAACGAGACGCAGCCACTGACCGACAGTCTGATCAACATTGTTACTGAATTGGACAAGAAAAACCAAGAACTTGGAAATCAGGAGGTGGCAGGACTTAGTTCCGCCGAACAATCCACTAGCACAATCTTGATCGTGAGTACCATCATCGTCCTGGTTGTGGGTTGTGTGGTGGCGGTTGCGCTGAGTCGAAGGATCGTGGTGGCGGTTCAGGCAGTGCTGCAAAAAGCAGAATCCATGGCTGCGGGCAATTTGACGGGAGAGGAACTGACTGCCCAATCGGACGATGAGGTTGGAGACCTGGTAAAAGCAATCAACAAGATGCAGCACAGCCTGACGGACATGTTGCAGCAGGTTGCGCAGACGGCGGAGCACGTGGCGAGCGCCGGCGAAGAAATCTCGGCTTCAGCCACCCAGGCGGCTACCAGCTCTGAGACCCAGCAGGACCAGGCCACACAGGTGGCGACCGCCATGCAGGAAATGTCCTCCACTGTACTGCAGGTTTCAGACAACTCAAACAAAGCAGCAGGAGCAGCCAAACAGGCGGCGGAGACTGCAAAATACGGCGGCAAAGTTGTAGACGAAACCCTCACTAAGATGCGTTCCATTGCTGAATCTGTGAGCAGTACAGGAAACAAGATGGGAGAACTCGGCAAGAGCTCGGACCAGATTGGTCACATTATTGGAGTGATTGACGACATTGCTGACCAGACCAACCTGCTGGCGCTCAATGCCGCCATCGAAGCTGCGCGTGCCGGAGAACAGGGGCGCGGCTTTGCGGTAGTGGCCGACGAAGTGCGCAAACTGGCCGAGCGCACCACCACGGCTACGAAGGAGATTGCCCAAATGATTAAGAACGTCCAGTCTGAAACCAAGGTCGCAGTGGAAGCCATGCAGACGGTGACCGGAGAGGTAGAGCACGGAGTCACCAGCACCGCTGAGGCAGGGGAAGCGCTGAAAGAAATCATTCACACCGCCGAGCAGGTGGGAGACATGATCACCCAGATCGCTACCGCCGCGACCGAGCAAGCGAGCGCCACCGAGCAAGTTAATAACAGCATGGAC
The DNA window shown above is from Terriglobales bacterium and carries:
- a CDS encoding glycosyltransferase, yielding MKMQDKHQLGLQKFKEGNWAEAVRLLGHALGEAESSECWNDWAAAQFASGNSSDAEEGFRRALEVDPGNLQAAGNLGALLSESRPHEAFPFLELARSSVPEDNRALVDALRERCRPAWNLESIRRKDDEALLRPFADDDQNARSYYETHLQRYLTTLALLPPAIPGQKLLELGASFHHLSPVLRKKGYDVRCTDIWEGEKQYVGKVPSSDNSEDLTFVVDNFDLQHTPWPYADHLFDVVLCSEIIEHLSHDPIAVLAEINRVLKARGLLLLTTPNIASAKSVLHLLRGDSPYVFGQFFRDGLATDRHNREYTAGEVRRLAQAAGFEVLHLSTQDSWWRDQRTALRHLAAMGLTISLRGDNTFLLARQQSPVIERYPSEFYSDMGSQAQRRQQQSSVFPAQTRPIPAASAAQTRVLVVHEVLPHFDRTGSDARLMQVLNSLLKHNCALTFIGRNGMNCDAYSPALRDLGINVYSGSIERQGWLSSDHPLTPSLPEILSDGKFDIALLCHWFWVGLSIPEQYLSDIRRLSPQTRIAILSDDRHGEREMRLARLTGLLSDYERACDYEQRECELYPQADLLLAISDDDRRGMLGHDPFLQIDLLPMVAEPGPPGPAYEQRNNILFLANFENAANCDALQWFVENIWPDLRRRLPELQLSLVGNHVPGTYSSQPGIAVRGYLPELAPCLGEHRVFISPLRVGTGIKTKNLIALSHGLPLVTTSVGAEGMALTHGQHALIADTREDFLAAIIRLYTDSALWQQLAEAGRAHILERFSQQALDRQVALVLQKLRTLESKPAADEICSFRRVERSHPNLLKLGVGRPAIAERARAYIEQGRKLLAEGHANAAREQLRHMFTFVREPLPRDLVFDSAYSCLAECYRRLGEPEMAERWEKQLAIPAHPLSSKVREKPAPVRTRSRTGNPALALSMIVRNAAADLPVCLESVRHLVQEIIIADTGSTDDTFDVARQLGAQVISIPWQENFADARNLALEPVQSDWVLVLDADEELDPSAADLLPALLKRPDVSGYRIPLRHYCRNVHARGWDRRAQRNTSTLPRASAYPAYVEKEIVRLFRRDPDIRFIGRVHENVDLSILRRGGKIGDANFCIHHYGFTGDQSKLAEKNQWYLKMGRLKIQEMPDSALAHIEVGLLELDTFGRPQEALQCFQRACELEPQNATAWLFAGMSHIQLGDDVQALGCLEKAERHCGLSPMISEARGDANFNLGNFESAARSFRRAWKASESDANLESKLGLAELRLGEVQTGLARMRRALQREPDRAQLHDRLITAYISVGQLNQAAQAAERKLEQTTPSPEGFLRAAAIHFQLRAHDRSHALLVRALQLFPHSDRLANALHQIESNVTQVADGR
- a CDS encoding flagellar FlbD family protein; translation: MITLTRLNNKPLAVNSDLVKFVEQAPDTVITLVTGEKIVVRESTEQIVERIVQFRRSVLAGIPPSWNAVGPAVGPDAAEPAKRDEES
- a CDS encoding flagellar motor protein; translation: MDKASVGGVVLGLSGIVGGLLIEGGSLSQVMQPTAAMIVVGGTMGAVLLQFPLPVVFSAFGRLVQVFFEPTHSPRETIAELVRYGNQARRNGIVSLDEQMAKSEDPFMKKSLMLAIDGTEPHELRKMMELELDNRAEREEQIPQVFEAAGGFSPTIGIIGAVLGLIQVMQHLDKINEVGKGIAVAFVATIYGVGLANLFFLPTAGKLKIRLREEQVVREMTLEGVISILEGMNPRMLETKLLGFLAEAKGKEKEEEGSREEVSV
- a CDS encoding flagellar motor protein MotB; protein product: MSRRRRHPAHVNHERWLVSYADFITLLFAFFVVLYSSSQVDTRKISRLSVAIQAAFQQLGALPGNSLGPPIDTASSQPMDTSRFVEKAERKQMLGRFARSNMGTEDRSRHENFDELRGQVEKALAPEIRRNEVALRIIPDGLVISLREVGFFDSGSAKIKARSQDAFARIAEVLSEHTYNVRIEGHTDNVPIHTSQFDSNWELSTARASDLLKKLVEQYKFPAERFSIAGYAEFHPIASNGTAEGRQSNRRVDIVVLSSPPAEKKPAVENGSEL
- a CDS encoding HAMP domain-containing methyl-accepting chemotaxis protein, whose product is MRFTIGKKLGIGFGVLISLSVIASTVGVLQIRKIIQQENKFTSLRYVTVVHAGSVSENVREVASALTNYVFLGSDPAQAVKYKRKREEALADLDKDLAALQELSKQFTTQENKDRVSQIVSEVDRWRRLQQQIQDNALAGAENRKQALQMLHNETQPLTDSLINIVTELDKKNQELGNQEVAGLSSAEQSTSTILIVSTIIVLVVGCVVAVALSRRIVVAVQAVLQKAESMAAGNLTGEELTAQSDDEVGDLVKAINKMQHSLTDMLQQVAQTAEHVASAGEEISASATQAATSSETQQDQATQVATAMQEMSSTVLQVSDNSNKAAGAAKQAAETAKYGGKVVDETLTKMRSIAESVSSTGNKMGELGKSSDQIGHIIGVIDDIADQTNLLALNAAIEAARAGEQGRGFAVVADEVRKLAERTTTATKEIAQMIKNVQSETKVAVEAMQTVTGEVEHGVTSTAEAGEALKEIIHTAEQVGDMITQIATAATEQASATEQVNNSMDQIAKLVKESTTGSQQSAKACQDLSNLALDLQSLVGRFRLNGNGKPHKSSPTKVSSRGYADQAVHDETAELVK